A region of Gracilinanus agilis isolate LMUSP501 chromosome 3, AgileGrace, whole genome shotgun sequence DNA encodes the following proteins:
- the LOC123241550 gene encoding butyrophilin-like protein 10, whose product MASFLVMVSILLIHHAAAIDELRAHPYSDVTLPCHFSFVKGTDNLEFTWEREDIREEFEVEDDKDYFQFFRFYDFFEVFSKVVYQFRNNMEQPEEQNAMYEKRVSVNRAEISEGILSLLLKNVNFQDQAIYKCMAVSPIGRGESKIKLIVEDSEQPQVEFKQIDDETVATCVSTGWYYLPNVTWLDRGERDLSNYSTVEIYEEQMNGAYRVFSVLKYPVKLNEKYVCRIIETDVNFQPFRTIRKYPSK is encoded by the exons ATGGCTTCCTTTCTGGTGATGGTCAGCATACTTCTCATTCATCATGCAG CGGCTATCGACGAATTAAGGGCCCACCCTTACTCTGATGTTACCTTGCCTTGTCATTTCTCCTTTGTGAAAGGCACAGACAACCTCGAATTTACCTGGGAAAGAGAAGACATCAGGGAGGAATTTGAGGTAGAAGATGACAaggattatttccagtttttcagGTTCTATGATTTTTTCGAGGTTTTCTCAAAAGTGGTTTACCAGTTTAGAAATAACATGGAGCAGCCAGAGGAGCAGAACGCCATGTATGAGAAAAGAGTTTCTGTGAATCGGGCAGAAATTTCTGAGGGAATCCTGTCCCTCTtattaaaaaatgtgaatttcCAGGATCAAGCTATCTACAAGTGCATGGCTGTCTCACCAATTGGAAGGGGTGAAAGCAAAATTAAGCTAATTGTAGAAG attCTGAACAGCCCCAGGTGGAATTCAAGCAAATTGATGATGAAACCGTGGCCACCTGCGTCTCCACAGGCTGGTACTACCTGCCAAATGTGACTTGGCTGGACAGAGGAGAGAGGGATTTGTCCAATTACAGCACTGTGGAGATCTATGAGGAACAGATGAATGGTGCCTATAGAGTGTTTTCTGTCTTGAAATACCCTGTCAAACTCAATGAGAAATACGTTTGTCGCATAATAGAGACAGATGTGAATTTTCAACCATTTAGGACAATCCGCAAGTATCCCAGTAAGTGA